The Pseudodesulfovibrio sediminis genome includes the window CAAATATAACACAGTTATCTTTGTGCACGGTTGTTATTGGCATCGTCACCAAGGATGCCGCTATGCATCAAAACAAACTGTTTTGGCTGGCAAAGTTTGATGCGAACGTAAAGCGTGATAAAAACGCAGAAAAAGCGCTTATAGAAACGGGATGGAAGGTTATAGTCGAGTGGGGATGCGAAACCCAAAAGCGTTACTAAAACGGGGAGATCTCCAAAAGGGCCGGAAACTCTCATAGCGCCGGGCACTAAAAAGGGGAGACCTCCAGAAGTAATGGGATGGCCCCGTTCCTTACGTTTGAGCTTGCACTCAATGTACAAGCTTGGTGGCAGCCTAGGCTGACCCCGATGAAAAGCCAAAGAGCTCATCAAAGGGGCGGGTCCAGCCCATTACTTCTATTTGACGATTCAAACAACATATTGTAACTTAATAAAATCACACAACGGGAACAACACATTGTTTTAACTGATCAAAATGGAGAACTCGTGCCACAAATAGCTCTTGTAACTGGGGCAAGTAAAGGGATAGGGGCTGCGATTGCCATTAAACTTGCCGAAGATGGGTTCGATATCTGGTTAAATTATCGCAATGACACTTCAGGGGCGCAGGCCGTTTCCAGTCACATTACTAACATTGGACGCAAATGTACCCTGCTCCAATTTGATGTTAGCAACCCTGACGATGTTGAGGATTCGCTCGCTCCTATGCTCGACAAGGATATCCCGTTCGCTCTGGTTAACAATGCTGGGCTGACTCGTGACGGACTAATGATGCTCATGAGTTCCAAGGATTGGGAAAAAGTGCTCCAAGTGAACCTGACAGGGTTCTTCAACGTCACCAAGCCCGTGGTCACACGGATGCTGCGAAAACGGCAAGGACGTATTGTCAACGTGGCTTCAACTTCTGGCGAAACAGGAGTGCCGGGGCAAACAAATTACTCCGCGGCCAAGGCCGGTCTTATTGGCGCCACACGCTCATTGGCCCTTGAAGTTGCCAAACGGAATATTCTCGTCAACGCTGTGGCCCCCGGATTCATCCAAACATCCATGCTTGACGAACTCCCCTTGGAAGACATCATTCCACGTATTCCGCTGGGCCGAGTAGGCACCCCCCAAGAAGTAGCCAATGCTGTCTCTTTCCTTTGTTCGCCTATGGCAACGTACATCACTGGACAAACTCTTTCCATCAACGGTGGCATCTACACCTAGCCCGGAACACATATGCACGAAGTAGTAATCACAGGCATCGGCATCATCTCCGTCCTAGGCAACTCCATCGAGAGCGTCTCTACGGCGTTGTATCGGGGACAATCCGGAGTCATCATCGATGAAGAACGGATTGGTCTTGGCTTTGAAAGCCCCCTTACTGGTGCGATAACCGACTTTGCCCCCAGTTCAAGCCTGACCCGCAAGCAACGAAAAACCATGACAGACCACGCTGTTCAGGCTCACGCAGCAGCCATGGAAGCTCTGGAAATGTCAGGTCTGCAACCCGAAGAGTGGCAGAACGATCAGACCGGAATAATCTTCGGGTGTGATTCAAGTTGCCTTGCGCCTCTGGAACATGTTCGCCTGCTCAAGGAACGTGGTGAGACAGCCCTCATCGGCAGTGGAGGGGTTTTCCGGTCAATGACATCAAATGTCACCATGAATCTCAACACCCTGCTCAAGACGCAGGGTGCCTCCTGGTCCTTGAGTTCTGCCTGCTCCAGCGGAGGCCATGCCGTAGGGCAAGGGGCGGTGCTGATCGCTTCGGGCCAACAGGAACGCATCATCTGCGGCGGTGCACAAGAAATCAACTGGCAGTCCATGTGCAGTTTTGACGGCCTGGGAGCATTCGCCTCCGTGGGCAATTCCCCGGAAAAAGCCTGCCGCCCCTTTGACAAGGACCGCACAGGTCTCGTCCCAAGCGGCGGAGCTGCCGTGGTGATTCTGGAACGACGCGACCTGGCAGTAAAAAGGAACGCGACCATTCTGGGCACGCTGTGTGGATATGGTTTTTCTTCTGATGGCGAACACCTCTCCGTGCCAAGCAAGACAGGGCTTTCCAGGGCCGGTGAAATGGCCCTGAACAACAGTTCACTGATCCCCGGCGACATTGACTATGTTTGCGCCCACGCCACGGCAACCCCGGCTGGAGACATTGCCGAGGCCACGAATCTAAAAAATCTGTTCGCCGATCATTCACCGGTCATCTCATCACTAAAATCAATGACCGGCCATGAACTCTGGATGTCGGGCGCGAGCCAGGTTGTCTACACGACACTCATGGCGCAAAAGGGATTCATCGCCCCCAACATCAATCTGGAGACACTCACGCCAGAGGCTGAAGGGCTGAACATCACCCCAAAAACCATTGAACGCCCCCCGAAAAAAGTGTTGTGCAACTCAGCCGGTTTTGGCGGCACCAACTCCTGCCTCGTTTTAAGCTACTGATGACACACTACGATCACATAGTCGCTGGCGGAGGCATTGCCGGAATGACTACCGCTCTGCTTCTGGCCAAAAGTGGGGCAAAAGTTGCGCTGGTGGAAAAATTTCCCCTTCTGTCACCTACGGTTCGCGGTTACAGCAAGAATGGTGTCCACTTCGACACCGGGCTCCACTACCTCGGCGGGCTGGGCGACGGGGACCCGCTCGATATCTATTTCAAGCATCTGGACATCATCTCCCTCATCAAAAAAAAGCCATACAATCCTGGCGGCTACGATTTGTTCAGTGTAGAAACAAGCCAAAACGAATACGAAATCCCCAGTGGTTTTGATGAATTAAAAAAACGACTCACAGACTATTTCCCTAATGAAGCCGATGCAATTGCCCAATTTTCCGAGGCCATACAAAGCACTCTGGCAGCCTCGCCATTCCTCAATTTTGACATGAAATTCAGCCTAGAAGCAGCCCTCCACGAGGACGGACAAACCCTCAAGGAATTCCTTGATTACCTCACAGACAATGAAGAACTCAAAGCCCTGTTAAGCTACCAGACTCTGCTCTACGGCTCGTCACCAGATGAAGCATTGTTGACCACACATGCTCTCGTAGCAGGCTCATACACGCTCTCGACTCATACTCTCGAAAACGGCGGGCTT containing:
- the fabG gene encoding 3-oxoacyl-ACP reductase FabG; translation: MPQIALVTGASKGIGAAIAIKLAEDGFDIWLNYRNDTSGAQAVSSHITNIGRKCTLLQFDVSNPDDVEDSLAPMLDKDIPFALVNNAGLTRDGLMMLMSSKDWEKVLQVNLTGFFNVTKPVVTRMLRKRQGRIVNVASTSGETGVPGQTNYSAAKAGLIGATRSLALEVAKRNILVNAVAPGFIQTSMLDELPLEDIIPRIPLGRVGTPQEVANAVSFLCSPMATYITGQTLSINGGIYT
- a CDS encoding beta-ketoacyl-[acyl-carrier-protein] synthase family protein produces the protein MHEVVITGIGIISVLGNSIESVSTALYRGQSGVIIDEERIGLGFESPLTGAITDFAPSSSLTRKQRKTMTDHAVQAHAAAMEALEMSGLQPEEWQNDQTGIIFGCDSSCLAPLEHVRLLKERGETALIGSGGVFRSMTSNVTMNLNTLLKTQGASWSLSSACSSGGHAVGQGAVLIASGQQERIICGGAQEINWQSMCSFDGLGAFASVGNSPEKACRPFDKDRTGLVPSGGAAVVILERRDLAVKRNATILGTLCGYGFSSDGEHLSVPSKTGLSRAGEMALNNSSLIPGDIDYVCAHATATPAGDIAEATNLKNLFADHSPVISSLKSMTGHELWMSGASQVVYTTLMAQKGFIAPNINLETLTPEAEGLNITPKTIERPPKKVLCNSAGFGGTNSCLVLSY